Sequence from the Panthera tigris isolate Pti1 chromosome D3, P.tigris_Pti1_mat1.1, whole genome shotgun sequence genome:
TAAGTGAGCACTACCTCGCTAAGCCACAATGACCCTCCACAGCAAAATGGGGATGCTAACACAACTCCCTCCTAAGATCAAAGAGCTACTGGGTGGGGACAGTCAATGCCAAGTGCAGCGCCATGTGAGTTATGAGTTCTGAAGATGAAGATTTTCAgaatgatctctctttctctcccctcatcccccacccccggaCCCAGGgggccttttagtctctctgctctgccccccaCTAAAAGGTGAGTTGGGAGAGGTTCGGACATTCTCTAGGaagtgaagtttttctctttttgttcaaatccagggaagaaacagagaaagtttCAAAGGCAAGGCCCTAAGGAGGAGGCCTGAGCCTCAGGCCGGCGCCCTCTATCCTTCTCCCAggttcccccactctctctccttcaaggaTCCTGAGACCAACAGCCACGTTGAAGGTCGCAGGCACATCTCCAGCCAGACTCATGGGCGGTGCCCGCACATGCGGAGCCTGCCACCCACAGGGAGAGAGCGGTACTGCAGGCGCGGGTGCCAGAGAAGCCCCCATCCAGTCCCGTTTGTGTCAATGTTTGTTGAGCGCCTTTTCCGCACCAGGCGAAggggtccctgtcctcatggggTTTACAGTCTGATGAGACAAATACCAGCAACAGAAGTGGTGATAGCAACTTCATCTGCTTTTTGGTGAAAGCCTTTGTTTTTATAACACAAGTAACATATAttgtagtaaattttaaaagaaaacgaATACCCAGACATTACTTCTGTTAACATATGAGTTAAAAATCCTTACagtatttttgtgcattttacaaaaaaaaaaaaaagggaaacacacatttctttaaaaaattttttttaatgtttatttttgagaagagacagagcacaagtgggggaggggcagagagagagagagacacagagcctgaagtagactccaggctctgtgctgacagctcagagcctgactcagggctcaaacccatgaacattgagatcatgacctgaggtgcagtcggatgcttaaccgactgagccacccaggagccctggaaatacacatttcataatattttgtagCCTGCTTTGTTGTGTTCaacagcttttttgagatatGTTTCACATAATATACACCAGCTTTGCTTTTAACTTAACAGTGGACGGTTAACAATAATGTAAATTACCATTTGTTGAGCAAGGtgctgagatttttttaagcttatttatttattttgagagaaagagtgtgagcaggggaggggaagagagagagagagagagagagagagagagagaatcctaagcaggctctgtgccataaacatggagcctgattcggggctcaaacccacaaaccctgagatcatgacctgagctaaaaccaagagttgatcgcttaaccgactgagccacccaggcaccccctgagattttttttttacacacgtCGTCACATTCCGTCCTCCCCAAAACTATAGTAGGTAAGTACTAATATCTTCTTCATTCtgaaatgaagaaaccaagataCAGAAAAGGCGAGTGagagctgcctggctggctcaatcaatGGAGCGGtatactcttgatcttggggttcggggttgtgagtttgagccccatgttgggcatagagtttacgtgagaggaaaaaaaaaggagcggGGAGTGATTTGTCTGGTAAAAGCAGCAGAACCAGGATTTTAATCCAGCCTTATCTGAGAACCtaaagtctttgttttgttttgttttttaagtttttggtgTGTTTTAGTAAttgctacacccaacatgggctcaaacccaccacccTGAtttcaagagtctcatgctcttccaactgaggcaTCTAAGCACCCTGAAAACACAAGTTCTTAACCATTTTGTTCTGCCTGTTCTGTTACGGCTGTATGGGAGTACAGAGGAATCAGAAAGGAACGGGGAGAGCTCTCCTGGAGCTTAGGGTGGAAACAAGGACATGGAATAGTCTTCATGCATAGTATAGTGAGCTAAAACATCACTGGGAGACCAGAGCAAGAGAGCACGATGCAATCAGGAAAGGCTGCCTGTAGGAGTGAGGACTGGGTGGGGCGTGTGCAGACAAAGATGGCCAATAGGGTGGGGAGAGCATTTCCAGCCAGGAGGAGCCAGCCTAAGCAAAGCCACAGGTACAGATATGTGTATGAGCACAAACCAGTAAGGGAAAATAATTGAGCACCAAATCCTATGGGGTTAAAGAGGTGGATGACGCCTGTGGTCCCTGCTCCAAAACCTAACTAGGCAGAGGGTTGGGGGAGCTGTAGAAATAAGTAATAGTTACCCTTCACTGGGTGCACCCCACATTCCAGGTTCTCTATAGCCCTGGAAGATTGGCAGTTACTAGctccatttataaatgaaaaaaggaaggcTCTGAGAGATGCCTTGCTGTTGATCCTCCGCGTAGGGAGGACTGCGGCCAAGAGAGTCAACCCAGGAGGCAAGGctcagcaccgcccccccccctcagaATCCAGTGCCCTAACCTGCAAGCTACACTATTCTGCCTGCCTTAATTGCCCCAAAGAAACAGACTTTCACAGCCAGTCCCCTGTGCAAACCTCTCGGGCACCCTACAGTTAGGCATCTTTCTAAATTGCAAAGCTGATTATCTCTCTCCTTGCTTAAAGCCAAGTCTTCTCAGTACCCTTCAGATAAAATCTTAACTCAGCACGGCCTGAGGACCCTTTAAGTTCTTGCTCCCTCCTTCCACACTTCCAGCCTTAAGGCATTGTTTGGAATCCCGGATATAGTACCCATATCTTTTCTCTGTGGTGATGTCTGCCTGGAAAACTCTTGTCTCCCTCCCAACCCAAATTTGTCCCTGACTCACTCTTATTTATTTGGGAAGGAGCCATGACTTAGATGTCACCTCCTATAAAAAGACTACCCTGATTGCCCCTTTATAACCCAGGCTAAATGCCTTTCTGCCCTGCTTCCCCAGACCCTGTATCCCTTCTCCTGATCATagcaataataatagttaacaatTTTTGAGCATTCattctgtgccaggtgctgtacTAAAGTCACTTGAGTTATTGAAGCAATATCACACAGTAATTAAAGGTGCAGGCTTTAGGACCAAGACTATATGGATTTGATTCCTGGCCCGATCACTTAAAGGGCTGTGAAACTTAGGcaaattactcaacctctcttggcatctcagtttcctcgtctgtaaaatggggataagaatagCACCTATCTCATAGGAGTGTTGTACATGTGAAGGGCTCAGTACatggtaagtgcttaataaatgttagttggtAACTATTATAATGTTATGTCCTTGTAATGACTCTAATTCATAGGTGAGCATCTAAAAGGTAACTTGACTTCGCCTTGATTATATAGGTAAGTAGCATACCTGGGACTTGAACTTGATGCCAAGGTCCATGCTACACTGCCTCCCATTGTAGAACCCATCACACTGTAATAGTATGGTAAATAGTAATAACTGTTTACTTGTCAGCCTCTCCCTCTAGACTGGATGTTTCACGAGGGTCACTGCCATCACACCAGTCCAGAGACACAGTTGAGACCCTAGTTACATGAATTAATGATGCTGAACAGCTCAGACAAGCTATTCAGAAGATGGAGGTGGCGGTCATAACACCCTAGCTTCCCCTGCGGTGTGCTTGGGAAAATGTCTCAGTGACTTCCTAGGATTAGTCTCTTAgcagacaaatatttattggtccAGAAACCGGAGGTGCtcttaaatgggaaaaatcacaTTAGGAATAGCAGGCAGGATACCCCCAGATAAGCATTCCCCTAAGTAAGCCCTGTCCTTGGCTAGGCAACCTCTTCTAGTCTTACAAAATGCCTCCCCTCATCATCAGCTGCCCCTGGTATTGAGGTACCCACCTGCCAGCTCCCTGTTTCAAGGAAATAGAGCATCAAAGACCTTAGTGGCTTCAATATGAGCATAAACATTACCAGCTGCCAGAGAGGATGACGTCAAATCCAGGCCTGGCTGGCCATGGCCTTGGAGAGGCTCCCTGCGTGGAGAGGCCTGGTACCCTGGGGATCACTGTGAGAGGCAGCACAGGCTGGGAACTGCCAGTTCAGTACCCCGAGGACACATTTGATGGTTCTGTCCATTCTCAAGGACCCCAcgacttgaaatatttttctttcccaaccCACTGATGTCAGAAATCAAATAGCTATTCCTTTTCTTGCTGATCCCTTTTTAGGAGCATCAGATCAGCATGAACTTGACAGGGTGACCTCTTGGACTTGATATCATTATACCTAAAGCAAAGCCTGTATGGCTTTGAGGTTAAAAGAGCTGGCTTGAGTCCCAGACTGCCTGGTTCCACCACTTGCCTAAAGATTTCTGACTTTGGACAATTTCCCGGGGTCATGGTTTACTTATATGAGAAGTGGGTAAAATAGTATCTAATTCACAGGATCTTGGTTGGGATTAACGTATACTCAGTGAGTGCCTATCATGTACCAAGTGCTGGGGTCATACTGGTGAACAAAACATAGTCCCTGCCCCGTGGTGTTTGGTGCAGGAAAGCagacaataaattaataaatatttaatatatcagATGGTGGTGAGTGCCATGCAGATAGGTAAGGTACAGTAAGGAGGATAGAGTGTCAGGGTGGGAAGGAGTTCTTTCACTTCAGGGTGGTCTGGAGAGGCCTTTCTGATAAGCTGACTTCTGAGCACATCCTTGAGTGAAATAAGGAAGCAATTCATGGGGCCACCTAGGAGAAAActcttccaggcagaagaaatgaGCATGTGCAAAAGTCCTGAAGAAGGAGCATGCGTGGCGTGTCCAAGGGGAAGGCAAGAAGGCCAATGTAACTGGAGTGAAATGGGCAAAGGGGCAAATAGAAAGGATGATGTGAGAGAGGTGGCCAGGGGCAGGGTGTATAGGACCTGGTATCTTACTCTAAGGATTTTGGTATTTACTCTGAGTGAGATGGGAGTCACGGGAGGATTCTGAGCCAAGGAGGAAGATGAACTGTTTTAAAGGATCCTCTGACTGCCATGTAGCAAATAGACTGTATGAGGACTAGGTAGCAGGGAGACCAGCTAGGAGGCTGTTGCAGTTGTCCAGGTGAGGGATGAGAACATCTTTCATCACACTGGTAGCGGCGGGTGGTAGGAAttggtcagattctggatacaCCTGAAGGAAGAGCTGGTAGGATTTGCTGATGAATTGgatataaagtgtgtgtgtgtgtgtgtgtgtgtgtgtgtgtgtgtgagagagagagagagagagagagagagagagagagagagagagaagagttaaagatgaggggcacctgggtggcttagtcgagtatccgactttggctcaggtcacaatctcacggttcatgagtttgaaccttgcatctggctctctgctgtcagtgcagagcctgctttggatcctctgtccccccctctggctgcccctcccccattcatgcttgtgtgtgtgctctctctccctccaaaaataaacattaaaaaaaagtgactccAAAGTGTTCACTAAGTGAGGCGAGGAAGACAACTTGCGTAAAGTGTTTATCAATCATGATATGGGCACAAAATAAATGTCCcaaaaatattagctattctTTGTATtgatgatttgcatttcctggacTGTCTAAACTGTCACCTGAGGCTTTTGAAATGTTGAGCTTACCTGGCAATAAGATCATAAGCATCATGCCTAACTCTGTGCTGTGAGCCAAGCCCATGATGGAATCTTTACGTAGCAGTACCACCGTGCAAAGTGTATGAAAGCcctatgagaaaatgaatacttgttgaatttttaatgtatttcagacatttttcatttaatcctttctcCATCACCAGAATGTAAGTTACATGAGAGATCTTATACCTGGTTTGTACTGCTacacatgcctggcacatagtagttccttagttaatatttattagatgAAATCTCATTGTTATAGTTGGAAGTTGAGTAACTTCCCGAGGTGGAGCTGGgttctgataaatatttattggataaagGGTTGAATACATGGGTATTACATTACcattttagaaaagaggaaacagcTAGTGGCAGGCCAAAGATTTCCTGACCCTTGAGCATGGACGCTTTCCATGGCCACACTTTGGGGCCTCATATACTCTTTGGCTGTGTTTGAGGATACCTAGGAATTTGATGATCCTGACATTACCATATGGTGTACCATAATTTGTAAAAACCCTGGATTGCTCAAAGATCTAATGGTAGATCAGACTGTGATGCTGTAGTAACACAATTCTAAATTTTTGTCTTCATGAAACTGCATAGACTTAcagcattcattttttaaaaaatctttatttttgagagagagagagtatgtgtgagcaggggaggaacagagagagaaggagacacagaattcgaagcaggctccaggctctgagctgtcagcacagagcctgatgtggggctcgaacccatgaaccatgagatcatgacctgagccaaagtcagacacttaactgagccacccaggcacccctcattttatctcatttgcccaaggtcacatggctgtaAGGGATGGAAACAAAATGTGAATTCAGTCTTCCCACACCAGAGCCCCTGTTTGTTCCCCCTCTTCAGGGGTTTTTAACCTGGGGCACAAGTTCTGTTAGGGGGGTCTCCAGATGTACTTTATGCTACCTTCTTCCCCCAACACCGTGTGCTTACCAGCAGGTGCATTTTTTGGGAGAAAGGGTTCATAGCTTTCTTTACATTCTCCAAGGGGCCTATGATCCAAAGGTTTACTTTCACTTTGTCTtagtatctttttctgttttttgttttgttgttgttgtttttaaaccccaaatttattctctcacagttctggaggctagaagtccaaaatcaaggtgttagcagggccaTGATCCCTTTGAACTGCCTCTATAGGGAAGAATCCATTCCAtgtctcttctagcttctggtggttgccagcttctctttttttgtggccacatgactccaatctctgcctcagtcttcacactgccttctcctctattattgttattttaacttttatttttaaaactgcttttagatgagaaggaagaaaaaggaaggaagaagtgggggaagggggttgtagagacaaaacagatgccAATTTTTGTTTCCAGAGTTTCAAGGGAGAGAAGGCTAACATGACTAAAGAAGCCAAAATTAAGGATGTTGAGGCAGGATCAGAATCCAATCTTCTGGCACCAATTCCAGGGCTCCTTCTGGTTCCCGTtactactcattcattcattcattcattcactcgttcattcaacaaatttgtattgagcacctgctacgtTCCAGGTACCATGCCAGGCTCTGGGAATGCTGCTGTGGCAAACTCTGGCATCACAGAGTTCATATTCTAGTAGGGAAGACAGATAAAGTAATAATGATGACGACTATTATGTCAAGTGCGATTAAAAATGACGTCACAGGACGGGGAGGAATGGGAACGGCATTTGAGATGGGATGTTCTGAGCTCAGAACTTCCAGTTGCTGTCTACGGACTCCAACGTAGACAGCGCTCCCGGATGCCACAGCGCGCTTCATAAACCTCTCCCACTTCGCCTCGCTTAGCCTCACCAGGGTGGGGACTGTCGGGAGAGGGGCGTGCACACGGAAGGGTCAGAGCGCATGCTCTCTCAAGATCGGTGGCTCTGAGGATTTTGATAGTACGCAGGCTCCTCCAGTTAAGGCGAGAAGGCTCCGCCCAATAGGTGTTTGCTTTTGAGGTTGTGGTCCCGCCCTCCGGCCCATTTTCTACTTCCGCTTCCGGCTCTGAGGCTGTGCAGGTCGAAAATGGCGGTGGCGGCTGCGTCCCGGTTTTCGCGGCTGCTAGGTCGGTCCGGGGCACAGCTGGGGCGGTCCATGTCGAGTGGCGCCCACGGCGAGGAGGGCTCAGGTACTGGAGTTGCGGTCGGCGTGGGGGGCCTCAGCCCCACTCGAGCGAGGCGGGGCTGGACTGTGACCTTGGCCTGgggccttgggggaggggggtgagaacGGGGGCGGGCGCCACACCAGGCCTGAGCGGTCGTACCCCCTTCTGCAGCTCGCATGTGGAAGGCCCTCACCTACTTCGTAGCTCTTCCTGGCGTGGGAGTGAGCATGCTGAACGTCTTCCTGAAGTCGCATCACGGAGAGCACGAGAGACCCGAGTTCGTCGCCTACCCCCATCTCCGCATCAGGTCCAAGGTACGCTCTTGTAGGCTCTTCGAGTGTCGGTTCTCCTTTTATTATAAATGCCTAGTGCAGGTTCTTCATTCTCTAAAATCCTGTGTGCCTGGCGTGTACAACAAtttctcatttaatgctcacaaataaatttgtattttctctggtTTTATATAAGGGTAACTGAGACTCGGGGGGGCCACATCTGTTTTTCTTCAAGGTCATACAAAAGTGCccttaagttttccttttttttttttttttctgattcatccCACCTCTGTTTTCTATACTGTTCTGAAACTGTGGGTTGTATAAGACTTGGAGGTTTGGGAATCTCCCTTACGGAGGCAAAGTCAGGAGGTGATTCACCTTTGTAGGACCTGGGCATTTGGCAGGGTACTAGTTGCATAATGAAGAGACTAACAGCTTCTCTTATTCTTATTTCTGCTAGTTATCTTCTCAACTGTTTTGTCCTTTGCTATTGATGTAGATGTCatcatttgttttccattgtttGTTGTAAATATTCTTAACAAAGGACCCTTCTGGCACTTTAATAACTGTTACATCACTTAGCCCAGGTAGGGCTGGCTTTATAGAAACTTAAGCTAGAGTCTTACATTCAGAAtttttgagtctgagccccactccCACCCGTGTACAGTAGAAGCCATAtagcaggatttctcaacctcagtactgttgacatttggggctggttAGTTCTTGTTGGGGCAAGGGGCTATCCTATGAGActtaggatgtttaacagcatccttgACCTCTACCCACGAGATGCCCTACCCCagatgtctccagatattgcccaATGTCCCTGGAGGGGCAAAATCATCCAGGGTTGGAAACCATGCTTTTCAAAGGGAGCATGCAGAATAATTGAGGAAGGTAGGTTGCAGTTTCCAGTCCAGGGATTTGTTTTATATCTGGAATGAAGCCCAGAAGTCTGCATTTAAATAAGCATCTCCTCCCCCATACTCCTCTTCCATTCTGATACGGGTGATGTGATTCGTAAAGACAGCACTGATAGACTAGTTGCCAGGTATTGTCTGTCACATACCCTGTATCTTAAGCAGTTCATGGCAGTCTCAACTCTTCTCTGGAATTGCCTAATTGACATCTTCACTCCACAGCCCTTTCCCTGGGGAGATGGTAATCATACTCTATTCCATAACTCTCACGTGAATCCACTTCCGACCGGCTATGAAGATGAATAAAGAGAACCTGGACCATAACCCATTGGGGACCACGGCACTGGTTTGGACCATGACTCTGCACACGGACCAGAAAAGTATATGGGACCTTAAGCTCACCTTCCTTACTTGTATCAAATGATGACCAGTATACTGATCTTCCATCCCTTTGCTATGGCAGGAGATggcttaaataaataacttagatTGGTCCATGAGCTGGAGTTGCATTCTTTGGTGGTGTTTTTCCCTCGGAAATCAGCATTaatgttatttctgtttctgCCGTGAAGGTTTATGGCCACCATTTATAGGCCTGTAGAAAGTGTTTACATCAGTCGTGTCCTTGGTTTCTTATGCCTGGGGTGGGTAGAGCAAAGGGACCATGAATGGAGCTGATTTAAGAATTGAGATTGGGTCCTGACAGATTTTGGGTGGCAAAGATACTGAGTGGCCAGTAGAATACCTGCAATTAATATCTGAGAGCAGGATCTTTGATTCTCTAGAGAAAGTGCTTCCTGTGTCCTAGCCTTCTCTTGTCCCATTCcaccagcatttgttgaagaATACTCCCAATAGATAATTTTCTCCAAAGGTGTCAAGTTCTCATCTTGGGGTCATCTCTCAGCACCCTGAAGGCTGAAATGGTCAAACTTTTGGAGAAATGAAGGCAGTATGACACATTTCTGCATATGCCATTGGCTTTATTTGTTTCTGGAATTAAAACCTTCCTATGGCACTAAGAATTAAGGAGAAACAATAGTAATAGTAACAAAGTCACCCTTAAAGAGCCATTCAttcttcctcaaaatttaaaatttttgaagtagCTGAGATAGTTGGAGTCACTTTATGGGGAGGATGAagtcaaaaaagaatgaagaacaatCAGAGAAAAATATTCCCTCAGTAGCAATTACAGTGGAAGAACATGGTTGGCTTGGAGCTGGTTTTATTCTTGAGGCTCAATCAGGTAGTAAAGAGCAAGAGGCTACCAGGTTTTGGTATTGCATAGTACACATAGTAAACTAGTACTGCAGAGGTGAGGCAAATGGAAACACAAGGCATGAAAGCCACTTacagtaaggaaaaaaaggatCCCTGCTGTCTTTACCATTTTGTGATCTAACTGCAGCCTGTGCTTGTGCTTCCAAGTCACTATGGAACTGTTGTACTTGTGGCCAGTCTGAGGTCAGAACAGATGTACTTAACTTTGGCTTGCTGCCTGGCATCCCTCAACTGGGTTTCAATGATCTCTTCTAATCCTTGTATAATGGACTGTAACCagtcaaaaatataaatgtagaatGTCTTGAAATGACATTAAGGACTGGCCATGTTAAATATGAAGTAGTCATTGGTAAATTGGAGAGGATAATAGAATTTTTGCCTTCTGTAAACTGTTTCATACTATATTGGGTATATATGTGTGAACCAAATTACTCAATATATGCAGTTTTGGTGATTACCTGACATTCCAAAGTGTGTAAGTGCTCACCTGATCCTGGCATTTTTTGTGTGCAGTTATAGAAGCATATTATTTGTGTAGCTTACTGTGGGAATAAACTTCAGAAATCACTGAGATTTCTAATTGTTATAGCACACTATTT
This genomic interval carries:
- the LOC102954128 gene encoding cytochrome c oxidase subunit 6A1, mitochondrial: MAVAAASRFSRLLGRSGAQLGRSMSSGAHGEEGSARMWKALTYFVALPGVGVSMLNVFLKSHHGEHERPEFVAYPHLRIRSKPFPWGDGNHTLFHNSHVNPLPTGYEDE